AGAACTCAAGCGCTTCAACCGCGCGGTCCGAGTTCACGACGTCGATCACCTGATAGTCTTCACCCCACCAGTCTACGCCCCAACTGAACATTGCCGTTTCATAGCCCATCGTCAGGCCGTCGTAGTCGATTTGGGTGTAGACGCCAACGCCATAGAGGTTATCGTCAGGACGGGTGAAGAACTCGGCGATGTCACGCAGTTGCATCCAGGTTGTCGGGATTTCCAGCGGATAGCCGTACTGCTCTTCGAACGCCGCCATGTTGTCCGGATCTTCGAACAGGTCCTTGCGATACGCCCAACCTACGGCGTCACCTTCGGTAGGGTAGGCGTAATACGCGCCGGAGCCAGCAGGATATTCACCGTAGAACTGAAGCGTGGCGGGCGTTACAGTGTCCTTGATGCCATTGTCAACCATGAAATCGGTCAGGTCCATGTAGTGACCTTCCGTCACACCCTGGCCGATCCACTGGCTGTCGCCCACGACCATGTCGTAGGCGTCACCCTTCGCGGCCCACTCAGCGGCCATGCGGTCATAGAAGCTACCCCAAGGTTCCTGAATAACGTTCACCTTGATGCCGGTTTCTTCTTCGTATCGATTGCCAATTTCTTGAAGATAGTTGGCGGGGTCCCATTCTGCCCAGAGAATGGTCAACTCATCGACCTGACGTGCATGGGGGCCGGCGGCGACGCTTCCGACGCCGATAATTGAGGTGAGAACGAGAGTGCCCAGGATCACGATACGGGCGGCTTTCTTCAACATCTCTTATCCTCCATAAAGTTGTCTTTTAGGGTTCGCTGCCTACATCGGACGATATTGTATGCGGCGGACGATTGGGTGGAGGCCATTTTTGGGGAGCTTGCCTCCGGTAAATCCTCCTTTCAGCGACGTCGTTATCCGGAAGCCAAAAATCCGGCTCGGGGCATAAATTTAGTGTGGCAGAGGCCCGCTAATGGGCGAGTTAATTATTTTCAATCTATTGTATGCGAGCGTTCTCAGAAGGGCAAGCAGCTGGTTTTGACGGGTGCATTTCACGAAAATTCACGGTAGGGAACGAAACCAGCAGAGTTGCTTCAACCCGCTCTGGCTCGTGAACCAAACTGAAATGCACCCATTTTGACATTTTGACGTGACGTTTTGACATCATTCTCCACGAAAATGGGGCTGACCTGCCGCTTACGTAGTTTTTGCGTGCTTAACCTACAATCCGCGTCTGACTCCACGCTTGCTTTTTCTCTCCAATTGGATTAAAGGACGACCCCAATGGTGGTAACTTTGGAAGGCGGAGAAGCAACATCGTGCGCGGTCTTCAACGGGTGAGAGCCAGGGGAAACGCTGGCTCTCACCGGCCTCAGATCGCCAGAACGACGCTACGAGGTTTAATGGTAGTCCTAGATTCGGAACCGGAACCGGTCGCCTCGCAGGAGGATTTTGACATACTCGATCGGTTTTTCTTCGCCATGCACTTGCGCGCGCACGAGAAACAGCGGCGAACCCTGGGGTACATTCAGGTATTTGGCTTCCCAGGCATTGGCCGTGGTCAGTTCCAGGGTTTTCTCGGACTTGACCGGATACAGGCCATAGCGTTCGTCCAGCACCTGATAAAGCGACGAGGTGTTGAAATCGACCTGATCCAGGTCGGGGCATGTCAAGAGGCTGACGTAGGAATTCTCAATCGCGACCGGCGTTTGGTTCGAGAACCGGAGGCGTACCAGCGCAAGCACAGCGCTGTCCTGCTCGACGCCCAGCTCGCGTGACAGGCGAGGCGTCGCAACGACGACTTTGGTAACCAAAACCTGGGAGCTAGCCTGAAGACCCAGGGCCTCCATGCGCTTGCTGAAGCTGGAGACATTGACCAACTGCCGCTCGATCTTGGGCGCGGCCACAAACGTCCCTTTGCCTGCCTTGCGTACCAGTCGCCCTTCCTGCACCATCTCCGCAATCGCACGCCGCACCGTGATACGCGCCACGTCGTACTTATCGACGAGTTCGAGTTCGGCTGGAAAGCGATCTCCGGGCTTGAGATCGCTGTTGGACAAAAAGTCGCACAACTCCTCATAGATCTGAAGATAGAGCGGCTTCGAGCTGTCGCGATCCAATGCTAAGGCTGCAGGCATCAGGGTGTTGTCAGCTTTGGACACTGGGATCTCCACAGGGTAACCGTCTGTTTCTACTGAACTTACAACGTATTTTTCCTCCTGGCAAATCAGCAGCGAGTGTCGCGCAGTTCGCGCGTGTGGTCTTCATCCACCGCGCTCAGGTCACTTGTCACCACAACGCCATACAGTTCGCATGCGGCGTCTAAAGACACTTTGCCTTCGACGACATCGTGCAGCACGGCCAGAGGGTCGCGGTCCAGCGGCGATCCATAGCCGCCGGAGCCGGGCGTCTGCACACTGATGACGTCTTCGGCCTTCAGCCGTATATCGGACGCTTTGGAACTCAACCGCGTTTCAGAGCCATCGCTCCGCCAAAGGAGATAGCGCCCGGTCATACCGGCCAGTCCGTCGTTGATGCCCCAGGGCGCGATCTTCTGCCGGTCCGCCAAACCGGAGAAAACGACGCCGTCGTGCAGCACGCGAATGTCGCGCCGGATGCCCAGCCCGCCGCGATGGCGCCCCGCGCCGCCTGAATCAATGCGAAGCTGGTAGCGGTCGATTAGCAAGGGGTA
This sequence is a window from Aggregatilinea lenta. Protein-coding genes within it:
- a CDS encoding GntR family transcriptional regulator encodes the protein MSKADNTLMPAALALDRDSSKPLYLQIYEELCDFLSNSDLKPGDRFPAELELVDKYDVARITVRRAIAEMVQEGRLVRKAGKGTFVAAPKIERQLVNVSSFSKRMEALGLQASSQVLVTKVVVATPRLSRELGVEQDSAVLALVRLRFSNQTPVAIENSYVSLLTCPDLDQVDFNTSSLYQVLDERYGLYPVKSEKTLELTTANAWEAKYLNVPQGSPLFLVRAQVHGEEKPIEYVKILLRGDRFRFRI
- a CDS encoding ABC transporter substrate-binding protein; its protein translation is MLKKAARIVILGTLVLTSIIGVGSVAAGPHARQVDELTILWAEWDPANYLQEIGNRYEEETGIKVNVIQEPWGSFYDRMAAEWAAKGDAYDMVVGDSQWIGQGVTEGHYMDLTDFMVDNGIKDTVTPATLQFYGEYPAGSGAYYAYPTEGDAVGWAYRKDLFEDPDNMAAFEEQYGYPLEIPTTWMQLRDIAEFFTRPDDNLYGVGVYTQIDYDGLTMGYETAMFSWGVDWWGEDYQVIDVVNSDRAVEALEFYKGLYSFAPPGTNNAFYAEMNDVFINGQAAMIMNYFAFFPALINPGVNPFAESTGFFATPEGPYGDRYTSLGGQGLSVINYISDERKQASLDFIEWFASKDVQEQWASIGGYTCNTEVLASAEFLNNTPYNPAFADSMNFVKDFWNIPEFGELLEPVQRNLNAYVVGGEGTAKEALDNTALEQYEILVDAGYIEE